From Hymenobacter sediminicola:
CAGGCCGGAGCATAAGTGGGGCTGGCTTCTACAGCCTTCGAGTAGTCTTGCTCGGCTTCGGTGGGCTGCTGCAGCGCCTCCCGGGCTTGGCCGCGTCCGAAGTACGCTGTACCATCTTTCGGGTCGAGCTTCAGGGCCGCGTCATAGTCCTGCACGGCAGGCTGGTAATCTTTTAGCTCGTAGCGCGTGGTAGCACGATTGTAATAGGCGCGAGCAAAATCGGGCCTTAGTGTCAGGGCCTTATCGAAATCCTGCAGCGCGGCGCGGTAGCTCTTCTGGTTGAACTTGGCCACCCCGCTGTTATAAAGCTTTTCGGCTTGCTGAGCTGGTGGCAGCGTGGAGGCCCGCACCGTATCTACCTGTGCCTGCACAGCTAGGGTCAGCAGGCTAAGCGCGGCAGTAAAGAGTATCGATTTGTGTATCATATCTGGCCGGTTTGCTTCGGCAGGATAAATGTAATTTTAATTAAGCAAATGCCGGAAATTCAAACTGATATTTGTTTGTAGTAGAACTATTGCAAGATGAAGTAGTAGTAGATTTCGCACTTAACTGGGAAGTTGTGTTCGGGTCAGTGCCTCCCACTCAGCTCTACTGCTCCCCACAAACACAGGGCGGCCGGCGCGACGATACCAATAAGCTGCATTGCTGGTGTCACCTTCCTGGCGGTGTAGCAGCGCGTGCAACCAGTCGAAAAGCGGGTCACCTTCGTGTTGCTGGGCAATGTCGTGGGCAGTTTCCCATTCGTCGCGGCCGGCATGCCAGAGGGCGCGTAACAGGGGCGAAAGGCCTTCAGGCGCGGTATGCTGCGTGAGAGACGCAGAGAAATCGGTGTAGGTCATGTGTAGCAGCGTGGTAGCGTGAACAGGAGGTGCGAGGCGGTCTGACGAAAAACGCCTCTGCTTTAAACTTCTCAGCAGGCATTTAGGTTGAATACGCCGACTGCAGGAGGGCCGTACTATTTGCGTATTTTTGCAGCTGCGGCGGCACACTACAGTCCGTCATTTTCACTCTCACGCCTAGCTTTTACCTATGGCTACGTACCCCGAATACATGGTTGCCCCCATTCGCCAGGACCTCGTTGAGGCCGGCTTTGAGCAGCTGATGACCCCCGAAGAAGTGGACGCTGTCCTTAACGAGCAGAAAGGCACCGTGCTGGTAGCCGTCAACTCGGTATGCGGCTGTGCGGCTGCTAAAGCCCGCCCGGCCCTGAAAATGGCCGTGTCCAGCTCCGACAAGAAACCCGCTAAGCTCGTGACGGTATTTGCCGGCATGGAAACCGATGCCGTAGCCAAAGTGCGCGAGCATTTGCTCCCCTATCCGCCCAGCAGCCCCAGCATTGCCCTGTTTAAAGACGGCGAGCTGGTGCACATGATTGAGCGTTACCACATAGAAGGCAACGACCTGATGCGCATCGTGAATAATCTGCAGGGCGCTTTTGAGGAGCACTGCTAATCACGAAGCGGCTATTTTCTGGCCAGCATTCGAACACAAAAAAGGCTTGCCAAACGGCAAGCCTTTTTTGTTCAGTACTAACTGGAAACCTTAGTTGGCTACCTCGCTCAGGAATTTGATACGCATCAAGCGCAGATCCTCTTC
This genomic window contains:
- a CDS encoding BrxA/BrxB family bacilliredoxin gives rise to the protein MATYPEYMVAPIRQDLVEAGFEQLMTPEEVDAVLNEQKGTVLVAVNSVCGCAAAKARPALKMAVSSSDKKPAKLVTVFAGMETDAVAKVREHLLPYPPSSPSIALFKDGELVHMIERYHIEGNDLMRIVNNLQGAFEEHC